Below is a window of Lagenorhynchus albirostris chromosome 11, mLagAlb1.1, whole genome shotgun sequence DNA.
TATCGATTCTTATCGAGCTGCCATCTGAACTGAAGAGGTGAAGGCAGATGGGAGAGGAGGAATGGGAAGAGGAGGGGCCCCAGGAGTAGCTAGGTCAACGGACCAGACAGAGGGGAGGCACTGCTCAGATGAGGGGCTTGGCCCTGGATCATCCCAGGCCTGGCACCTTCTGGTGAGGAAAGCCCCTCAGCACCCAAAGGGAGCTGGCTAGGAGCAGGTCAGGGTGGGAGCTGGCCAGGGGAGGGTCAGGGCCTGCTGAAGGTCAAAAGGCAAATGGGATGCAAATTAGCATACAAATAAATGCCCACTAGTTTTGCATGGAGGATTTCTGGGAGCTTAGAAGTGCCTGTCAGTCAAAGGGGTTTCTCCTGCTTTCACCTTCACATTCCCCCATGAAGTTCCAGGATTGTCATGTTGTGCAGAATTGCACAATAAGGTGTAGAGGTTACAGATGTGATGTATTGCCTTTGCTGTTTTTGCTAAACTTGAAGTCAGACAATCTGGgctttgccagctgtgtgaccttggggaagtcacttaattctgcatttcagtttcttcactggtaaaaggagaagaaagcctGTCCAGTCTATCTCCTTGGGTGGTAATTGATATGAATGTTAATTAttactcatttattcactgaACAAGTGCTAATTACTTACTGGGGAGTAAATCTCCAGGAGGGCAGCTGTGAGGGGGTCAGTGTAATTGTAAAGATGTCTGCATGATACAAGGACTCTTTCTAAGTCACTTAACACCCCTAGGGGACTTTGAATTCCAACAGGGATCAGGCCCAGATCTAAGGATTCTTATCTAAACTCCTTTCCAGGTCTTTCTCTGACTCCTGCCCCACTCCAACTGCTTGGGACATTttggggcctggggagggaggcactgtctggggctggaggaggagagcTGCCAGCCAGGTCTTATCTCCCATAGCTGATGTTAGTGGCCACATTCCTGACCTCTTGCAGCACCGGGGCAAATACCGACCTCAGGTTTCCAGCACCAGCTGCCCTTTTCCACCACATCCAGATTCCTCTGTGATTCAGGGCCTTTTCACTCTTCTGAGAGCCTctgggagagctggggagggggtgtgaggGGGGAGTTTCAGACCCCCAGGTTCCCAGCACCGGGGctctggggtggtggtgggatgggcGATGGTGAGGCCGGTCCCTGGAGTAGGAGGAACAGGAAGGGTCCCGGTGAGAGGCCGGAACAAAGACAGATGAGAAGGTGAGTGGAGTAAAGGAGCTCAGCAGAGGGGGGTCCTGAAGGAGGGGAAAtggtcccccacccccatcctgccctGTGTTCCGGTGTCCTGCTGAGGGGGAGCTGGGAACCTGAGAGACAGGTTTAACTACTGAGTAAACTCCGAGATGACCCTGATAAGAGGGGGCGGGTCAgctctttcctccccttccctacACTCTCCCTTGGAGACCTGGAACCACAGCCCTGGGAGAACTAGATAGTGGCGAGATTAAGGGATTGGGGGATCATGGGGGCCTGGAGCCCTTTAGGCTTTGCTTTATCATTTAGTCTGTAAATTTTGTACCCAACCCTGAGGAGGGGATTGTTTAGAATAGCAACTGAAGTGTGACGGTTGGGGTCTATAGACCAGACcgcagggggcgggggagggcgggggcgggAGTCAGATTCTCACCATCATCTCCAAGGATTGAAGGATTGAGCACGACTCCGGAAAGGGCCTTCCAAAGGTGTGAGTGTCTCGGGGGCAGTGAGAGGTCTTTTCAGTGGGAACAGTAGGGGGCAGCAAGGCGGGTGAGAGGTTGGCCTGGGAGGCTCCCCTCAGCTCCCCTCAGTGCAGGGCCCAGCGTGACAGCGGACCTCCCACAGGAGGACCCCAAGGGCTACTGAATTAGGGGCAGAGCCTCCGAGGAAGAGAACAcacagagggaggaaaggggcgAGACCCAAGGGAAGGGAGTCTGGCTCCTGGGTGGGAATTCCTCTTGCTCAGCCCTGAGTCTGGCATGTAGCGGGAGCTCCATAAATGATTTTGATTTAAACAATTAATGAAAAGGGGGGCCGAGGAGTGTGGTTAGGTAGGCTGTGGAGGCAGGTGGGATGATGGGGGTGGCAGCTGGGTTGGGAGCGAGGCCCAGTCTGAATCCCTCAAGACTTTTGGGAATGTCCCTGCCCCATTTGGAGAACCTGGACCTGCCTGTCTAGCGTAGACTGGGGGAGGGGTTCTGGGGCCAGGCCCTTTCCCCCAGGATTGGGAAGGTCAAAGAATGCTCTGGTACTTTTATACCATTGCTTCAGCTGGGCTTGTATCCTGGGTTATTTTCCAGGGATAAAGGAAGGAAAGACCATGAAGAACACGTAGCTGCCCAGGAATCTCCAGCGATAAAGCTCAGAGAGGGTTCCAGGAAATCTGGCCCTTCCAGAGTCCCCTCAGCTCCCTGGGGTCCCCTGCAGTCTCCTCTGGCAAAGCCAGCTCTCACCCACCAGGCGTGGCCTCTCCTATTCTTAtgaccccttccccttcccccgtcTGACCCTGGTACTCCTGGTCCCTCCTCTGGTACAGCCCCGTTACCTCAATGCCATCCCCCAGCCCATCACCTCTTTCCAATCTGCCAAGAGGTGTGTGGCGCACAGGGATGAGTGTGGCACTTGGTGTcaaaagacctgggttcaaggtCCCACTGCtgcctgggtgaccttgggcagatttaCTTGCCTTGGTCTCCTCAGCTGTAGAATAAGGATAATAGTTACATCTACTCCGAGAGCTTTCATGAGAACCAAATGAGACAATCTGCCTGGAAGGGCTTTGACAGCTGAAGAAGTCAGTTCATTTCCTCTCTTGTCTGGTTTGCCGCCATCTACTCTTTGCCTTCCCAGGTCCCTTATTTTGCTCTCACTACCCTCTAGCCTTCTGCTCCCTCCTCATCACTATTTCTTTACTTTCAATTTGGGCACAGGGCAGGGGCAGCTAAAACTGAGTCTGTGGAAAAGGGGGCGAAATGCAAAAGTAGAGTGGCTGAAAACCCATCTCAAAATCATCCCATCAATGGCCACGTCTCTACCAGTCCCTCTCCTTTTGGCTTTGAACTAGGCAGATCTACGAGCAATGTCTGGGGAAACTGCCCTGTGAGCAGCTAGACAGGCAAGGCTACAGCTCGAGAGAGGCATGGGGTATGGAATGCAGCTTGTGGAGCCAAGGCTAGCCCTCAGGGCCTTGGCAAAAACTGGACAAAGTCAGCCTCCTCCTTGTCTCCTTGGCCTGTGCACTGACCGACCTGCACAGGCAGATGCGGTAGCCCTGTCTGGAGCCATCCCCCTAGAGGATCTGGGGGAAAGCCTGGTGTGGATGAGATGGCCTAAGGAAAAAGATCAGACAAAAAAAGTGGGCAGAATTTGCATAGAGGGACCCAAggcaagaagaggaggaagagacagagggaaaagagaggagagaggagaggaggtccAGACTCCTGCCAGCTCCCAAAAGAGACCAGGAGAGAGGGCTGTCATGAAAGCCAAGGAGAAGAAGTTTCAAGGAGGGGCAGATGCGCACAGAGATCAAGGAGGCTGTGGAGAAGCAGAGCACTTCCAGTAAAGTGATGGAGACCAAAGCCAGATGCTGAAAGGGCAAGGAGTCAGTGGTTAGTGCTAAGTGGAAGCAGAACGTAAACTTTTCTTTTACGAAGTTTGGGGGAATGcccttgcagtccagtggttaggactctgcgcccTCACGGCTGAGGGTTCGGGTTCAGTCCttgctaagatcccacaagccgtgtgttgtggccaaaaaaaaaaaaaaaaagaagtttagggaatttcctggtggtccagtggttaggactccatgcttccactgctgggagcatgggttcgatccccggtcggggaactaacatcctgaAAGCCGCATGgcatggcaaagaaaaaaaattaaaaattaaaaaaaaaggtttgtcagggaaggaaaggagaaaatggggTGATACCCTGTTGTAGGGAGCAAGGTTGATGGAAGGTGTCCTCAGCATGATACTGTTTAGCCAGGCTGGTCAGTGATTAAACAAGCAATGACCACGGAGTGAGGTTGGTGCTGGGCCAGGGCAAGTCCAGGGCCCAATGGAAGCCCATAGCAGCAACTGCTAACCCAGCCTAAGAGCCTAGGGGAAGTGACATTTCAGCGGAAACCTGAAGAGTGCTAGTACTAGTAGGTGGCAGACCTGGGATTTGTCATACGTAACCTCTACATGCTTCTGCCTCTCTACCAATGGCAAGAGCAGGACAGAGGCAGAAGGAGCCTGCGGCACGCGTGATGAGGTAACATGGTCTACCCGTGGTGCATGAGGCTACGTGAATGGTTCTGAGGTCCCagtgaaggtcacacagcatggCTCCATGATGAGACCAACCACATGAGAATCTGTATCCTGGGGGAATCTCTTGCTGAGAGATGAGCGGGAGGGAGTGGTGGAAACTCGGAGGCAAAGGAATCTAGATTTACAACATTGTTGAAATAGACTCTTGGGGTGGGTTGAGTGGGAAAGCAAAGACAACCAGAagaactcagaggaaaaggaGTCCAGGGCTTGGGAGCTGACATGATGGATGGCAGTCTAGAAAACAAGGGAGCACGAGATGTGGCATGTCAGAGGGGATTGTCGGAGTTTGGGGTCAGAGCAGATGATATCATTTAAGGGTGGCTGAAATCATGGAGTTAAGGAtcttaaggaaaagaaaggatagGAAAAGAGCATAGATCTTGGAGTCAGGCAGATCTGAGTCTGTGTTCTAGCTCTGTTGTTTGCCTGCTGAGTGACCTCGTTCAAGTCGGGTGCCCAAGTTAGTAAGCTTCTCTGAgctacagtttcctcatctgttgttGCAGGAATTAAATGTGCATGATAGGGCCTGGAGCATAGCAGTGCTCCCCTGCCTTCTTCTGCTGCAATAATCATCAGCATGGAGGTTCAAGTCTCTCAGTTTAGTTCAGTTCTACAGTGAGGTGGggatacagagataaataaaaataaacaataataatcaAGGAGATGATTATTAGAGGGGACAGataaccagaccaaaaaaatacaGTGTGATAGGTGCTATGAAAAGTTCTAAGGTAGTATCAGAGGAGGGaataattcatccattcattaacAATTTGTAAGGGAGCTGTTATGTACCAGCCAtgttctaggctctggggatacagCAAAGAAAAGCCAGATAAGGTTGTTCTTGCGGAGCTCACATTTTAGGTGGAAGGGTTGGGATCGTGGAGAACCTCAAGAAGGAGGGAATGCTCTGGCAGAGCTtcaagaaaatgaacaagaacTTGTTAGAGAGACAAGGGGGTCAAGGAGAAGTCTTTACAGATAGAACGGTATTGTGATCTGTTACAGTATCCAACAGAGTCCCCTCCTCTGAGTTTCAGATATGTATCTCCTGCCCATCACTGGATATTGTCCCCAGTTGGAGTTTTCaaagaaatcttttttatttaaaattttcttttggctgtgccgtgcagcttgtgggatcttagttcccagaccaggggttgaacctgtatCCTTGGTGGTGAAAGAGTGatctcctaaccactggactgctggggaattcCCAAAGAAGTCAAGCTTATTAGATGTAAGGCTGGATCTtcctgcagctttttttttttctttaaaaaaattcagatttattgaggtacaatttgcATAGAGAAATGTTCACTCTTTTCAGGGATACGGTTCAGTGGGTTTGGACAGATGGATACAGTTGTAGACCTGCCACCATAAACCAAGATAGAAAACATTTAATCACCTCAGAAAGTCCTATTGCATTCCTTCATAGTCAgtctccctcacccacccccagctctggcaGCCATCAATCTGCCccaatgatttttcctttttcagaatgCCACGTAGATTGAATCATAGACTACGTTACCTTTtgtctctgacttctttcacttagcataatgcttttgtgTTTCACCCATGTTATTGCATGTATCAGCACTTCGTTCCTCtttattgctgtatagtattctacTGTATGGCAGTATCACaattagtttattcattcaccagtaCGTGggtatttgagttgtttccagtttttagtaattatgaataaagatgttataaatatttgtgcacagttctttgtgtggatataagttttcatttttcttggataaaatagctaggaatggGATGGTGTGTTGTatgataaatatatgtttaactttataagaaactgctaaactgtttttcaGTTGAAGTttagttaatttataatattgtgttcaaactattttctaaagtaactgtaccattttgcattcccaccaataatgtatgagggttccaattgcTCTTCACCCTCACCAGcactttctattgtttttctttttttaaattatagctttACTGGTGGGTGcatagtaatatctcattgtcgttttaatttgtattttcgtaatgactaatgatgttgagcatctttttttatgtgcttttgttgccatctgtatctcttctttgatgaagtgtcagtgcaaatcttttgcccattaaaaaatattgggttgtccataaaaaaacaaaaagacaacctatggaatgggagaaaacatttgcaaatgataagacagaaaagggcttaatctccaaaatatacaaacagctcatacaactcaagaaaaaaacaaataacccaatcaaaaaatggacagaagaccttaatagacatttctccaaagaagacatacagatagccaggagacacatgaaaagatgctcaacatcactaattattagagaaatgcgactcaaaactacaatgacgtaccatctcacactggtcagaatggccatcattaaaaaagtctacaaataacaaatgctggagagggtgtggagaaaagggagccctcctgcactgttggtgggagagtaagttggtgcagccacaacggaaaacagtgtggaggttcctcagaaaactaaaaatagaactaccatatgatccaggaatcccactcctgggcatataaccagacaaaactataattcaaaaagacatgtacccctatgttcatagcagcactattcacaatagccaaaacatggaaacaacctaaacgtccatcaacagatgaatggataaagatgtggtacatatgcacaatggaatactactcagccataaaaaagaacgaaatagttaccatttgcagcaacatggatgaaactagagattatcatactgagtgaagtaagtcagaaatagaaagacaaatactgtatgatatcacttatatgtggaatctaaaatatggcaaaatgaacctatttacaaaacagaaacaggctcacagacatagagaacagacttgtggttgccaagggggtagggggctgggggagggaaggactgggagtgtcggattagcagatataaactattacatataggatggataaacaaggttctaccgtatagcacagggaactattttcaatctcctgtgataaaccataatggaaaagaatatataaaaaaagcatgtctctatgtgtataactgagtcactttgctgtatagcagagactggcacaacattgtaaatatactatacttcaataaaaaacaaattaaaaaatattgggttgtcttttttattatttatttatgagagttttaaaaaatatatctagatTTAAGTTTTTCATCATATATGTGATTTACaactattttcttccagtctgtagttgtctttccattttcttaatggtgtctctTGCGGAGAAGCTATTGGTTTTGAAGAAGTCCATTTTATCAAGTTTTTAGTTTAAGGATCATGCCCTGGTGCTGTATTTGAGAAATCTTTGCTTATGtgaaagtcacaaagatttttttctgttttcttctagaagatttatggttttagattttttttgttgtttgttaatCGTTTATTTATCATGAGAAACTATTCCTTAGCCCAGATATTAGTAGTTCATAGTTCAGGAACACAGGTGACAAACTTCCATGGAACTCAACCCAAAGAAATTCTTTATATTCCAAAATCACTCTGCACTCTGAAAGATACCAGCCTTCCTCATCTCCTCAAAATCTTTTATGGAATCATCAGTTTTGTAGAAATCTGCATATGCCTTCTTTCTTGGTTCAGTCATAGCAAACTTATAGAAAGCTGCAACTCCCAAGGGGACAAAGAATGCTCCAACAATATGAAATCGTAGACGCTTGGCCAGAAGGCCACGCATCTGAGGTTTTGTCAAAGAACTGGAAGCCATGGTAGTTTTTCTCCTTGACAGCGGACTATTTCAAGGTCACGCAATCAAGAACACTCCAGCAGGTCCCACAGGGCCCACTTTGTGACCCGGACCTGAAGGCCGCGGCGCGCGGGCCAGCCTCCCAACTTTCGGCGAGCGCGGCCCGGGCAGGGGCCTATGGTTCTAGATTTTACATTTTGGCCTAAGATTCATTTGAGTTAATgtgtttggcaaatattttctcccaatctgtggcttacttttgtattttctttcttttttttaataaatttattttttggctgcgttgggttttcgttgctgggtgagggctttctctagttgtggcgagtgggggctactcttcgttgtggtaggtgggcttctcattgcggtggctgctcttgttgcggagcatgggctctaggcgcaggctcagtagttgtggcgcacgggcttaggtgctccatggcttgtgggatcttcgcggaccagggcttgaacctgtgtcccctgcattggcaggtggattcttaaccactgtgccaccaaggaagtccctacttttgtattttcttaacagtgtcatTAGAATagatgacatttttaattttggtaaaattccattgtcaaatttttctttaatggtttatttttgtgtgtgtgtgttctaagaaatctttacctaaCCTAAGATCACTAaggtttttttcttatgttttcttctagaagttgtatatttttaggttttttgttttgagttGATTCTTGTCTATGACATGAAGTATGGGTTgaggttaatttctttttttgcatgcggatgtccaattgttccagcactatttgtcGAAAAGACTATGTTTTCTGCAATGATTTACCTTGGTACCAtcgtgtgagtctatttctgagcTCTTACGTTCCACTGATGTATATATCTATCCTTATGTTAATACcccactgtcttgattactatagctttatggTAAGTCTTGAAACCAGGTAGTGTGAGTTCttcaactttcttctttttcaaaattgttttggctagtcTAGGccctttgtttttttatataaatttttagaatcagtttgtcaatctCTAAATAAAAGCttactggaattttgattgggactgCATTAAATGCATGAACTTTGTATATCTCACCATtctagatcttctttaatttctttcattaacgtTTTGTGGTTTTCAGCACACACATCTTGCACTTGTTTTGTTT
It encodes the following:
- the LOC132529089 gene encoding cytochrome c oxidase subunit 6C-like, with protein sequence MASSSLTKPQMRGLLAKRLRFHIVGAFFVPLGVAAFYKFAMTEPRKKAYADFYKTDDSIKDFEEMRKAGIFQSAE